Proteins from a genomic interval of Caulobacter sp. SL161:
- the fliL gene encoding flagellar basal body-associated protein FliL produces the protein MAKKPEKEAPAPEGEEGAEGEAPAKKKPPILIIAIAAGVLVLGGGGAAAFFLLKPKPAAEAGEHGEKKEEKKKEKKKEEKGDKKDAEKGAEGAAGTPVIKEGPDGVVFYTLPDIVVNMQTADGKSTFLKLKLTFELPDEETADELTPNLPRLQDMFQTFLRELRPEDLNGSQGTYQLRVELLRRVNLVAAPAKVNAVLIEEMLIN, from the coding sequence GTGGCCAAGAAACCCGAAAAGGAAGCTCCCGCTCCCGAAGGCGAAGAGGGCGCTGAGGGCGAAGCTCCGGCGAAGAAGAAGCCGCCAATCCTGATCATCGCGATCGCTGCGGGCGTGCTTGTTCTGGGCGGCGGCGGCGCTGCGGCCTTTTTCCTCCTGAAGCCGAAGCCGGCCGCTGAAGCGGGCGAGCACGGCGAGAAAAAAGAGGAAAAGAAGAAGGAAAAGAAGAAGGAAGAGAAGGGCGACAAGAAGGACGCTGAGAAGGGCGCCGAGGGCGCGGCTGGGACTCCGGTGATCAAGGAGGGCCCCGACGGCGTCGTCTTCTACACGCTGCCGGACATCGTCGTGAATATGCAGACGGCGGACGGCAAATCGACCTTCCTGAAGCTGAAGCTGACCTTCGAGCTGCCCGACGAGGAAACGGCCGATGAGCTGACGCCGAATCTCCCCAGGTTGCAGGACATGTTCCAGACCTTCCTTCGCGAGCTGCGTCCCGAGGACCTGAACGGCAGCCAGGGCACGTACCAGCTGCGCGTCGAACTGTTGCGCCGGGTCAACCTGGTCGCTGCGCCGGCCAAGGTGAACGCCGTCCTCATCGAGGAGATGCTGATCAACTAG